The proteins below come from a single Chrysoperla carnea chromosome 1, inChrCarn1.1, whole genome shotgun sequence genomic window:
- the LOC123304969 gene encoding persulfide dioxygenase ETHE1, mitochondrial — protein sequence MTGKRLLFRQLFDNISCTYTYLLGDILAKEAVLIDPVLEHAERDARIIKELNLNLKYAMNTHMHADHVTGTGQLKKILPNCKSLISKESGAKADVYVTSGDVIKFGNHQLEVVATPGHTNGCVTYIWRDQEMAFTGDTLLIRGCGRTDFQEGDPTTLYHSIHKNIFSLPDHYLLYPAHDYKGVMCTSVGEEKLYNPRLTKSLDEFVDIMKNLNLPYPKMIDKAVPANKVCGVFD from the exons atgactGGTAAAAGATTACTATTTAGGCAG ctttttgataatattagcTGCACATATACATACTTATTGGGTGATATTCTGGCAAAAGAAGCTGTGCTAATTGATCCTGTTCTAGAACATGCTGAACGAGATGCTCGTATTATTaaagaattgaatttaaatttaaaatatgcta TGAATACACACATGCATGCTGACCATGTAACTGGTACtggacaattaaaaaaaatcttgccaAATTGTAAAAGTTTAATATCAAAAGAAAGTGGTGCAAAAGCTGATGTTTATGTAACAAGTGGTGATGTTATTAAATTTGGTAATCATCAGTTAGAAGTAGTTGCTACTCCAGGGCATACAAACGGTTGTGTCACATACATTTGGAGAGATcag gaaATGGCATTCACGGGTGATACACTTTTGATACGTGGATGTGGAAGGACTGATTTTCAAGAAGGAGATCCAACCACGTTATATCattcaatacataaaaatatattttcattacctgatcattatttattatatccaGCACATGACTATAAAGGCGTTATGTGTACGTCTGTCggagaagaaaaattatataatccaAGATTAACTAAATCTTTGGATGAATTTGttgatattatgaaaaatttaaatttaccatATCCAAAAATGATTG aTAAAGCTGTCCCTGCTAACAAAGTTTGTGGTGTTTTTGATTAA
- the LOC123292953 gene encoding zinc finger protein OZF-like yields the protein MVSYQFILIKDDGQDENELNKDDSYQFILINEEEDKKCLTDENDLQIQYLFNKDNDLIDKNDSTKEIEEEKIFIKEDYAIDEEELKDDDLKENEMTKYECKTCNESFTTPKNLKIHEFSHTKQKPFKCKECNATFAQSSSVKRHLACVHTDIRPHVCSICNKSFKLKKILKGHMNVHTKEKQVECNVCLAKFTLPANLRRHMTMHTGIGEHKCDICNKIFTRYCNLQLHIRHHHFLNNKGDKIKIRKKNDKEYECDECGKILKTKKGLYEHQLNHANIKNFLCSLCGKEFVSYSNYLSHMKVHSGAKPYKCDLCDKTFSQLGLLKCHKNVHTGERPYTCKYCSKSFKQDSHLRYHLRIHENLKPYECSFCLKKFTVKGTLTVHERIHTGETPYVCTICSKGFYDSSSLKRHKAKQHKI from the exons atGGTTAg cTATCAATTTATCCTCATTAAAGATGATGGGCAAGATGAGAACGAATTAAATAAAGATGATAGTTATcaatttatacttattaatgAAGAAGAAGATAAGAAATGTTTGACAGACGAAAATGATTtacaaattcaatatttatttaataaagataacgatttaatcgataaaaatgattcaactaaagaaattgaagaagaaaaaatatttattaaagaagacTATGCTATTGATGAAGAAGAATTAAAAGATgatgatttaaaagaaaatgaaatgacAAAATATGAATGTAAAACATGTAATGAAAGTTTCACAACgccaaaaaatcttaaaattcatgaattttcacacacaaaacaaaaaccgtttaaatgtaaagaatgtAATGCAACTTTCGCACAATCATCAAGCGTAAAAAGACACCTTGCATGTGTACACACAGATATACGACCGCATGTATGTTCCAtatgtaataaaagttttaaattaaagaaaattttaaaaggtcACATGAATGTACATACAAAAGAGAAACAAGTTGAATGTAACGTATGTTTGGCGAAATTCACACTACCAGCAAATTTACGTCGGCATATGACAATGCATACGGGAATAGGTGAACATAAATGtgatatatgtaataaaatttttactcgtTATTGTAATTTACAATTACATATACGCcatcatcattttttaaataataaaggtgataaaattaaaatacgaaaaaaaaatgacaaagaaTATGAATGTGATGAATgtggtaaaatattaaaaactaaaaaaggctTATATGAACATCAATTAAATcatgcaaatattaaaaattttttatgttcattATGTGGAAAAGAATTTGTAtcgtattcaaattatttatcacATATGAAAGTACATTCAG gtgCAAAACCATACAAATGTGATTTATGTGACAAAACATTCTCACAACTTGGTTTGttaaaatgtcataaaaatgTGCATACTGGCGAACGTCCTTATACATGCAAATATTGTTCAAAATCGTTTAAACAAGATTCACATTTAAGATATCATTTACGTATACATGAGAATTTAAAACCATACGAATGttcattttgtttgaaaaagtttacaGTAAAAGGTACTTTAACGGTACATGAACGTATTCATACGGGAGAAACACCTTATGTATGTACAATCTGTTCGAAAGGTTTTTATGATTCAAGCAGTTTAAAGCGACATAAAGCCAAACAACATAAG atttaa